In Musa acuminata AAA Group cultivar baxijiao chromosome BXJ2-10, Cavendish_Baxijiao_AAA, whole genome shotgun sequence, a genomic segment contains:
- the LOC135624307 gene encoding protein FEZ-like, with protein sequence MDERSDMEKGDDIMLPGFRFHPTDEELVGFYLNRKIQQKPPSIELIRQLDIYKYDPWDLPKLATTTGEKEWYFYCPRDRKYKNSARPNRVTGAGFWKATGTDRPIYSSEGNKCIGLKKSLVFYRGRAAKGIKTEWMMHEFRLPSLAHKNISINDSWTICRIFKKPNTVAHRAAPPPSWVSPVPDPNGAADLFSILRTAHSTQLSSEMLRHPLESSCYKPELPNAQVAPTSFMFSPERMQIPSKSAMDVASMLLNASPSIVGDVEEPLTSIDFGQQPMRSTASLANGEEGKICSLENSQWGFSLLPTISGELNLAWESPPYLCEISPN encoded by the exons ATGGATGAGAGAAGTGATATGGAGAAGGGAGATGACATTATGCTGCCAGGGTTTAGGTTTCACCCCACAGATGAAGAGTTAGTAGGCTTCTACTTGAACAGGAAGATCCAGCAGAAACCTCCATCTATTGAACTTATCAGGCAGCTCGACATCTACAAATATGATCCATGGGATCTTCCAA AGCTGGCGACGACTACAGGAGAAAAGGAATGGTACTTCTACTGCCCGAGGGATCGAAAGTACAAGAACAGCGCAAGGCCAAACAGAGTCACAGGAGCTGGATTCTGGAAGGCCACAGGCACGGACAGGCCAATCTACTCTTCTGAAGGAAATAAGTGCATAGGTCTCAAGAAATCGCTCGTTTTCTACAGAGGCAGAGCTGCCAAAGGGATCAAAACAGAATGGATGATGCATGAGTTCAGACTACCTTCCCTTGCTCACAAAAATATTTCGATCAAC GATTCATGGACAATATGTAGGATATTCAAGAAGCCTAACACCGTGGCACATAGAGCAGCACCGCCTCCTTCCTGGGTGTCCCCGGTGCCCGATCCCAATGGAGCAGCAGACCTGTTCTCCATCTTAAGGACTGCACATAGCACCCAACTGAGCTCAGAGATGCTCCGTCATCCACTTGAATCCTCCTGCTACAAGCCGGAGCTTCCCAATGCACAAGTTGCACCCACCAGCTTCATGTTCTCCCCAGAACGCATGCAAATACCATCCAAGTCCGCCATGGACGTCGCCTCGATGCTTCTCAATGCATCACCATCGATTGTGGGTGACGTTGAGGAACCCTTGACGAGCATAGACTTCGGACAACAGCCCATGAGAAGCACGGCAAGTCTGGCAAACGGAGAAGAAGGTAAAATATGCAGTCTTGAGAACAGTCAGTGGGGCTTCAGCCTGCTGCCAACCATTTCCGGGGAGCTCAACTTGGCATGGGAGTCTCCTCCTTACCTCTGTGAGATCTCACCAAACTAA
- the LOC135624187 gene encoding pentatricopeptide repeat-containing protein At3g47530-like produces MALARMLRPNATLRSLPHIAPILIPRLLHCHRSNTSSADNLLEHDSPSPPSGDCIPLIRSCTTKAHLLQIHARLLRSDLVHDPTISAAFLSRAALAPLRDLGYSRLVFERIPRPSVFHCNALLRGYAESGFPVEALRFYNHMRRHVGVRGNPFSASFLLKSCTSICFLSGGKQVHGRVLRDGHQCDSVLLTSLMGLYASCGDCEGAHRVFDEMPFRDTVTWNVLISCYSQNRRSKDALHLFDVMQRPDHGCKPDNVTCLLLLQACAQLSALDFGERVHEYAAREGYDRALNLRNSLIAMYSKCGSLDKAYTVFSDTSQKNVVSWSAMISGLAMNGYGREAIEAFGVMLNAGVTPDEHTFTGMLSACSHSGLVDQGLRFFDMMRDKYGIAANARHFGCMVDLLGRAGLLDQAYELIAKEKAVELDSTTWRTLLGACRIHGHAQLGEHVIGHLIELKAQQAGDYVLLLNTYASAGNWEKVAEVRKLMKDKGIQTSPGCSTTEINGVVHEFTVDDDSHPRKAEIYRMLDEINSQLKIAGYVPNVSSELHRMDEEEKENALSCHSEKLAIAFGILATPPGRTIRIAKNLRTCIDCHTFAKILSAVYDRLVIIRDRSRFHHFRGGRCSCDDYW; encoded by the coding sequence ATGGCTTTGGCTCGTATGTTACGACCCAATGCCACTCTCCGTTCTCTCCCCCACATCGCCCCTATTCTTATTCCCCGTCTCCTCCATTGCCATCGCTCGAACACCTCGTCGGCCGACAACCTCCTCGAGCACGACTCCCCGTCGCCGCCCTCCGGGGATTGCATTCCTCTGATAAGATCCTGCACCACAAAAGCCCACCTCCTCCAAATCCACGCCCGTCTCCTCCGCTCCGACCTCGTCCACGACCCCACCATCTCCGCAGCCTTCTTGTCCCGCGCCGCGCTCGCCCCCCTGCGCGACCTGGGCTACTCGCGCCTCGTCTTCGAGCGGATCCCACGCCCCTCTGTGTTCCACTGCAACGCGCTCCTGCGCGGATACGCCGAGAGCGGCTTCCCCGTCGAGGCCTTGCGCTTCTACAACCACATGCGGCGACATGTCGGCGTCCGCGGCAACCCCTTCTCCGCTTCCTTTCTTCTCAAGTCGTGCACCAGCATCTGCTTCTTGTCCGGTGGCAAGCAGGTGCACGGTAGGGTCCTCCGCGATGGGCATCAGTGCGACTCCGTTCTGCTGACTTCTCTGATGGGACTGTATGCTTCTTGCGGGGATTGCGAGGGTGCTCACCGCGTTTTCGATGAAATGCCTTTTAGAGACACCGTCACGTGGAACGTCTTAATTTCTTGCTACTCGCAGAACCGTCGGAGCAAAGATGCGCTGCACCTGTTTGACGTGATGCAGCGACCGGATCACGGATGCAAGCCGGATAATGTCACCTGCCTGCTTCTGCTTCAGGCGTGCGCGCAACTGAGTGCGCTTGATTTCGGCGAGCGCGTCCACGAGTACGCCGCGCGAGAAGGTTATGACCGTGCTTTGAACCTACGGAATTCACTCATAGCGATGTACTCAAAGTGCGGAAGCTTGGACAAAGCTTACACGGTGTTTTCTGATACTTCTCAGAAGAATGTTGTCAGCTGGAGCGCCATGATTTCGGGGTTGGCCATGAACGGGTACGGGAGGGAAGCTATTGAAGCTTTTGGTGTTATGCTGAATGCTGGTGTTACTCCCGACGAGCACACCTTTACCGGCATGCTGTCGGCTTGTAGCCATAGTGGATTGGTTGATCAGGGATTAAGGTTCTTCGATATGATGAGAGACAAGTATGGAATTGCCGCCAATGCGCGTCATTTTGGGTGCATGGTCGACCTTTTGGGCCGTGCCGGTTTGCTCGATCAGGCCTATGAGCTTATAGCGAAAGAGAAGGCTGTTGAGCTAGATTCCACTACTTGGAGGACTCTTCTTGGAGCCTGTAGGATCCATGGCCATGCTCAGCTCGGAGAACATGTAATTGGGCACCTGATCGAGTTAAAAGCACAGCAAGCTGGAGATTATGTCCTGTTGCTGAATACTTATGCATCTGCAGGCAACTGGGAGAAGGTGGCAGAAGTAAGGAAGTTGATGAAGGATAAGGGAATCCAGACAAGCCCTGGCTGCAGCACAACAGAGATAAATGGAGTGGTTCATGAGTTCACCGTCGACGATGATTCACATCCACGAAAAGCAGAGATTTACCGGATGCTTGATGAGATAAATAGCCAGTTGAAGATTGCTGGTTATGTTCCAAACGTGTCATCTGAACTGCACAGAATggatgaggaggagaaagagaatgcACTCTCTTGTCACAGTGAGAAGTTGGCTATTGCATTTGGTATTCTTGCAACCCCACCAGGAAGAACGATCAGGATTGCAAAGAACCTCCGAACTTGCATCGATTGCCACACTTTTGCAAAAATTTTGTCTGCGGTTTACGACAGGCTGGTGATCATTAGGGATCGCAGTCGATTCCACCATTTCAGAGGTGGTCGATGTTCATGTGATGATTATTGGTAG